Sequence from the Periplaneta americana isolate PAMFEO1 chromosome 5, P.americana_PAMFEO1_priV1, whole genome shotgun sequence genome:
acCAATTCAGAAGTCGCCTTTTTCTAAGTCTCTTTTTTCTCCACACCCCCGTCCCTCTTACCTGCTCTAGATGAACACAGCAGTTGTGTAATCCTTTGTTACAGTAACTACAGGGAACCCAGTCTGTGTCCATGATTTCTTGTACTGTTATATGCGGATCCAAAAACCTATTCACCATGGGCTTCAGACGTCAGTGTTTCCCACAGATCATTCTGCGCAGAACTCCGATACTGCTGCAAACACAACACGTATTAAGATAAAACTGTATAACATTTAACTGCTTCAGTGACCTCAGGACAGCATGGTCATTTTCTACTAAACTTCGCAACACATCATGTTAATATTTCAATGTTAAAGAAGCCGATTAATTTCGGAGAAATGGATTTTGAGTGGAAACATCGTGCTTTATTTTAACGTGATAAACTTGTATTAGAAGCTTCGAAACGTACTGAGAAAAGGGCACTGGAAGAAATACTTTCTTTCTACAATAAAGGTCTAGAGCACAATtatggtttgtttgtttttttatttttgtatgttattttacgacgctttatcaacagcttaggttatttagcgtctgaataagatgaaggtgataatgccggtgaaatcagtccaggatccagcaccgaaagttacccagcatttgctcatattgggctgagggaaaaccccggaaaaaacctcaaccaggtaacttgtcccgaccgggaatcgaacccgggccacctggtttcgcggccagacgcgctaaccgacaATTACGGTAATTTTCCAGAACCACACCAAAGGAGGCACATACCCTTTCCCCTCTTACTATTTAACAATAAAACACGCTAGAGGTCCAAGCCGAATTAGTAGAGAAATGGTCGGTTTCCCTAATATTCCGCCCTGGACTACTTTTCGTGCTATATTTGTAACAAGTATGACGAGGAAGGAGTGATATGTCTCTGGCGCATGTTATTACTAAAACACTACGAAAcagcgttcctgtgcttaacaatTACCTCACGTGCTATATAAAAGCCGGaatttggttaaacgagcgttgagcggattccgccgattttggaatagacaccgacgcacttagattaggttagattagtttaggcttttattatcccgtcaagatgaaggtgaaagcgattgagtgtgattttttttgtggagatgcagttgatcttATATGTAGAGCACAATAAAAGcctaaaccaaacctaacctgtcagagATTCGATACGAGTACTAAGGGAACTCCTCAATGTTAATTTTGACTATCGTTTAATACTGGAAACCATTACTACAAAccaaaaagtacaaaaataaattacagaCAAAAACTTACACTACACATAATATTCCCTATTATATCAAGAGACTAAAAGAAAGCAAGGACAACAACCTATATCAAATATGGGAGGGCGCACTCCCATTCAGTGGTGGTAAGTTCTTTTAGCAAAATTTCCCCATTTTTCATCTCTCCATCACTAGAAATTCCCTGTTAGGGTACAAAATTCCGCTCAgctttataggcctaattaagtaTTGAACTTTATTAATTGCATTTAGTCCACAATTTTACCTATCTTATAGTTTGCCCACTAATGTTCATGGATAAATAGCAAAATAGCAACGTTGAATATATTCATCTTATGACGCAATATCCTGGAGAAGGTTCAGTGTTGCCATCAAAACAATTGTAATTACCTTCACCGCTTATAAAATAAGAGCAACTAACGATTAATATTCAATTATCTACTAAATTAATTAACGAAATAGACATTGTTTACGTCAGTGGGCAGTAGTAAAGTAGATCTCATTTATTTGAAAACTTGACATATTTAGAGGAACTTTTGGTTTGCAACATGTGCACAACATGCTCCACGTTGTCGACATTGATGTGAACACGAAGTAGCTATACGCAGGTGTTGAAATTTGAGGTTCAAACATTTGTTATATAGTTTAAgtaattttaatctgtgtgtgtAAATCACAAATTACGAAATGGTGTCCGTGCTAAACACCGTAGATACAAGTCATGAAGACATGATACACGATGCAGAAATGGATTATTACGGTCTTAGACTGGCAACATGTTCTTCAGATCATTCGGTAAAAATATTCGACATCAAGAATGGAACACAAACTTTGACAGCAGATCTGAAAGGCCACTATGGACCAGTATGGCAAGTAGCTTGGGCACATCCTAAGTATGGAAATTTATTAGCATCCTGCTCGTATGATCGAAGGGTTATAATCTGGAAAGAAGTAGGAGAGTGGGTGAAGTTGTACGAATATAGCAGCCACGACTCATCTGTCAATTCTGTGGCGTGGGCTCCTCACGAATTTGGTCTCATGCTGGCATGCGGAAGTTCTGACGGCTCAGTATCTATACTTTCCAATAACCCTGACACTGGAAATTGGGAAGCAAAGAAGATTCCGAACGCCCATACCATTGGGTGTAATGCAGTCAGTTGGTGTCCTGCAACATCCCCCAACCCCGCCTTCGATGCTACCGCTTCAAGTAGATCACCCGTCGTAGTGAAGAGGCTTGTGACAGGAGGTTGCGATAATCTGGTGAAAATTTGGAAAGAAGAAGGGGACCGCTGGATAGAAGAGGCGAAATTAGAAGTCCATTCGGATTGGGTGCGTGACGTTGCTTGGGCTCCATCGATTGGCCTCCCACGTAGCATCATCGCCAGCTGCTCTCAAGACAGACGCGTGATCATCTGGTCAAGTGATGATAACATCACCTGGACACCCACCGTCCTCCACACGTTCGACGACGTGGTGTGGAACGTGAGTTGGTCGTTGACTGGGAACATTTTGGCAGTGTCCGGCGGAGATAATAAAGTGAGTCTTTGGCGAGAGAACAATGAGAGCCAGTGGATGTGCATCAGTGAAGTGAGCAAGGGACAGGGACAGATGGCAGGCAACGAACCGAGAGCACTCTGAACTGTTTGTTCATGTATTAAATCCTCTGCCAAGCAAGCTGTATTGTTAATGAAAATGATTGTGTGTTAGGTTTttgttcatataaacatttgtttctGCATTAAACTTGTATCATCTTTTATATTCTGTATTATTAAAGTAGGCTAACTCCAATATCTTAAAACGATGAGGGAAAATTAACTGTTAGACGGCTCTCATATCGTCTTTGTGCTGAAGTAAGTTATAGGCCTAGATAACATTACATGGTGACGAtgagatgatataataataataaggccaatctagagcatccaccagccactgaacgaatatcgCACACTTTTAttactgccaatgtggcgctataaaccaatttccaatacttttatcacagccacaacacatttcaaatcttattgtaccatatatagagaattattactatattaacacatttagtatatcacgaaacgtgtaaaatgtaattaacggtattatgaaagtcgccattgcaTCTTCTTCGAATtagtattagtacgatccacgTCCACTAGATGGAAACTGACAAGATTGGCAGAGTCGGCAATAcgtgaaaacgaaatgatactaaatgtgaggaatgttactacaggtgtgcagtattatgtgacaggttaggttagattaggtgtgcattatgtgataggttaggtttgattaggtgtgtagtattgtgagaaaggttaggttagatgtgtagtattattactatgttggcaacacttaAAGCAACTGTTACGTTAAAGAActatggcggtattcttcgttcacgcacgattttagtatataagtaaggtacgtaggCCTATTTAGGGTGGGTTGGGTGGGcttgatcacatcaatttctactaatcaatactataaatccaaggcattttcaaggtattttttatttatttattagtggctGGAATATAAGAAAGATTCACGAACGAATAGGTCTGCAAGATGAGACTGAGAATTCGCTACGAATTACCAGAGATTCGTCCGTTACGAAGTGCAGAATCTGAGGCActacatgtatgtatgttatttttGCTCTAATGTAACcatggaaatgaaaaaaaaaaaaaaaaaaaaaaaaaaaaaaaacaatcaatgAATGAAGAGTAACTTACTTTCCCTCCATAAAAAATGCGAATGAAAGGTATTTTCTCTCTGTGTTATATTGGATTCTGCACTTTGAGAAAACTCAAAAAATTCCAacgaggtaatcagtccaagtggaatTTAATAAATCGATGTCCGAGTGTTTTCTCAGATCAAGAAACCAACTCCCATCCCAGATGTACAACAGGGATCACGTTgcatttcgatgcaaaataacatctgcagttgaaggtgtcattaaataatatatgctgctgatagactacattaaaatcAGTTGCTGATATTGATAAAGCAGTAggtataatttttctttgttttcaagtTTTTAGTCTTTCTTGCACTGAACCATTCCTGCATATTGCTCGTATCATTACTGACAGTCTGGGAATAACCTACcggaaattcgtctttcagtgaTACTCTGTACCATTACCCAACTGACTTGCACCATTCCTGTTTCATGAGCCTTTACTGCATATGCTAAAGAATTCAGACCAAAAATAATTAGCCTCTGTAGAAAGAGTAGGCTAACTCTCGGTACAAAATTTGTCTCATTTTGGCAGACCTCTTATTGATTAGGCTACCGGTATCACCTGTCCATGAATTCCTAAACTATGAAACAGTATTCTGACTGCACTGCATCTTAATGTGTATGTAGCATTCAGAATTATCGTACTAACATTTGCTGTTATATCAGTTTTGGCACAAAAatgttttttcaaaattgaaatcgATAaaaacttatgtaggcctataatgttcCAAAAGAGACCactatcaggaagagaaaaaggaattggttaggtcaatGGCCGAGacgaaattgcctactgaaggatgcactggaaggaatggtgaacaggagaagaattcggggcagaagaagataggtctttggcaaaaaatgaatgaattaatctcCTCAAAAACCTTATGATAATTTTCACCTCACAGGTTTAGGGTCATTTCTGAGGTATAATCAAGGTCTTGCAGTGTTTAAGTGAAACTTTTTAGGCACAGTAAGAATTAAAcgttgtgaaataaaattctgtaACAGATGTTTTAAGAGGACTTGTGTGTTGTTGCTAAGGGTTGTGTACATTGCTATATTATCGAGtagcctaaataaaattgttgatattTGTGATTTTCCACCAGTTTACAAAAATTAATGCATAATGTAGTAGGAGTGAGGCTGTCATGGGGTAGTGTTTAGTGTTGTGACGTTATTTGCTCAGaatcagtgagtgaaattatattgTTGAAAAGTTTTATGCTGAAATCAGGGGATGAACAAACGAGAGCAAGGTGCGAAAgaaagtactgggtgttcagttcaaagtgtgtcatggcttgctgtatgccgtcatatggctagtcgatgagcctagagaattcaatcttcctacacttctgcagaggtgtattacttatgtgccagagaagttgcctagcaagtatggcgttcattcagaagagtacttaccgatacgcacggtaacgccagtagcggcaggaatgtgaactgtttcgaaacacatactgaggtgagaggtgagttttttcttactgtcgggatatggggagagggttaagacgattacttacatatttgttgacattaacttcgacggtcaacatggacacggagcatttgatttgtattgtggaatgttgccgtatgcaactGATGAAAACAAATACCCTGCTTATgactttcccgcgcaaaacacagttcgaaagaagttatggtagaccggcatctgttgctacgacgttcaagttacactgtacacgttctcaagttcagattgaacgccttgattaataggcaacttctctgacacaaaagctgaaactcgcttcaaatcgctgactcatcaacagtgacgttatgacacactttgaaatgaacacccagtatacaaaTGAACCAGCAAAAATtaagccaaaaaaaaaagtagactggAACAAGCGTGATAATGCAGGATAAAGGCAAAAGCATTTTCTAATCTCTCTTCTACAGTTCAGTTACAAAATGTCAACATTTAATGAACGTCCCTACACTGTCAACAATCGGTGAATAATTCAGTGCAATGTCTGATCCAACTGGTGTCAGTTATTTAGAATTAAATCGTAGTTCACCATTATGAAGACTTACATCAAATGAAAGgacttataaaaataatttataaacaatttaattttgtgtgCTTTTCTTCCATATTTAAGAAGAAAAGGGACAAATGGAGGAGCTTGGTATTTGTGGAATAAGCATTTTctttttacaaataattatttagcCGTCTAAAAAATACAACTACTCTCAGAAGAAAATATGTTTCTCCTCTTCTTTGAAGAATTCAACTGGATTTAAGGGAATTACAAATAACAAGAATGGTTAacttatgttttcaatatttttagatataatatatattttttttccttttcaataTACAAATCAGTCAGTCACTCTGCTCACTCGATTGACAGTATTGATTTTACAGGATTAGTGAGTAGGAACAGGGGACTATCAAGCAATCCCAGATTACTTCACTCATCTCCTACAGGTAGGAGTCGCTCATCCTCCTCGAACCTGGCCCTCAGCTGGTTGTTCTCTTCACTGGTGTACAGGCTGGCTGCAAAAACGATGTCCCGCTTGATGGCATCAGACGCTTCCTGCATCTTCTCCTTCAGGATGGGGTTGCCTATCACGTGTGCTGCATTCTTTACATCTCGCAGTGTCTCATTCAGTTGCTGGATGCATCGTACAATGATACCTTCTTGGACGTCAGTGAGCTCCATAATTTCCGAAAATGGCTACAAATATGTAAGATAATGTAATAAAATCATGACTGCGAAGAACATGAACTTCGTCACAGGAAGACATGTAACAGACATCAATTCAACTATACACACATGGATGCAGCagtaattgaggagcgttttcacaaaactcgttatctacatttttttcgattttgaggttttagcgtatccttatgtttttgggtcaggagaatccaatggtgctatcagaattaagctaaagttggtaagtatatcagtaaattgatattgaaataaaagagatttttcaaaacttggtatctacagttgtgtattttagaaaagagttgtcttgaaaaaaaagaagattttgtagataacgagttttgtgaaaacgcccctcaattacaaatacagtattttatcagTTGCAGCCTGACATAATGGTTCATAAAGCTCCAAGTGTACAAGGTACTTTGTAAGTGGACAATCATTTTTTTTGTCCAATGGCAGGGCCCTTAAATTGCTATTATTCGCCCTAACTGTATGAGCAGATGTCACTAGTGCTGAGATGCAAAGACCATTTAGTTTGTCAGAGACCATCCAGAGTGCACTATATGCAGTGAGTCCACATTATATCGTAATGAATGACGGTGATtatgaagaatttttttaattttagtaggttattttacgacgttttattaacatattaggttatttagcatctgaatgagatgaaggtgataatgccagtgaaatgaatccgggatccaacaccgaaagttacccagcatttgctcatattgcgttgagggaaaaccctggaaaaaacctcaaccaggtaacttgccccgaccgggaatcgaacccgggccatctggtttcatggctagacgcgctaaccgttactccacaggtgtggacaatatgaaGAATTGTTGGGAGGTCTCAGAGGAACTGGAGTACCTGAAGAAACACCGGTGTTGCCTGGACCATGGGTTTGTCTCCAACAAAAGTTATACATTCAGGTTGGAGTAGAATTTGAATCCAGGCCCTCTGGCTTATAACCCTAGCACATTAGCACTGAGTCAATTCTACAATtgaagcattggactgaataacAGTCTaagttacaatctgctaactgtgcaggaggaacaaaaatgttacatagtaaTTCTGCTCATAAATTTCCTATCGGAACATAGactgttattccatcaatatattTTGTACACTCAGCAAATTATACGTGTGTATGTTATTGAATATCATATTACACatcagtttgtaacatttttaactccacagaaattctactggggaatacagacaaacagttttatacaatgaGAATATTATAACTCTACAAATAAATAACTCCACAGAAATGAAGGGTACAAgggaataacgatcaagatccattttagaaagtttcgagaaaaacgaatttaaagtttaagcacttaatactttgttatgtgtgtatttaatagaaattgacgtagtggaatgtcaagaacgatgatttcttattactagctaggccacatgatagtacttcctttccactataagatagcattattaactaaatttcgatttttgatggaccttgatcgtttttcccgtgtacccttcaaatggtaTTGGGGATTACAgataataaacagttttatacaatcaggtaaaaaaggtaaaggtatccccgtaacatgccatgaaggcacttggggggcatggaggtagagccccatgctttccatgacctcggcactagaatgaggtggtgtggtcggcaccacgctctgactgccttttacccccaggaaagaccggtactcaattttataggaggctgagtgaacctcggggccgttctgaaagtttggcaacgagaaaaaatcctgtcaccacctgggatcgaaccccagaccttccagtcagtagccagctgctctaccaactgagctacccggccgcccttatACTATcagaatgtaatgaaatatacaaaatcaataaaaaggttaaattatgaacaaaatgattatgatatttatttgtaaaaatgttatagatgaatatgaattaacacttgcacttaatgtcatattattatgaataaacatgaattaacaccatgtaattcATTAAAGTTgcactcaatgtcatattatgattaaacatacattgataaaataataagactattattagaaaataactgcagtattgagatgtagggacaccattaatgaaagttgtaacaggAACAAacgaaaaacaaattaatatttcagttgagaaattgttgggggatggaatttgaaccACTGTCCtgaatattcagtatccatcccaacagatggcttatctgttaagtaaaagttttattaataatgaaagcaataacaatcacagtttttaaaccctgactgtaagagagtaatacattttaaacagcttcTTTCTGGCATCAAGAacaagctgtgagcacatctcctGAAACGAAATGCCGTGACAGAATTGTAAGATAAATTATAATGGCAAAAAACAACAAAGAccactaggtaaagtgtaa
This genomic interval carries:
- the Sec13 gene encoding protein SEC13 homolog, yielding MVSVLNTVDTSHEDMIHDAEMDYYGLRLATCSSDHSVKIFDIKNGTQTLTADLKGHYGPVWQVAWAHPKYGNLLASCSYDRRVIIWKEVGEWVKLYEYSSHDSSVNSVAWAPHEFGLMLACGSSDGSVSILSNNPDTGNWEAKKIPNAHTIGCNAVSWCPATSPNPAFDATASSRSPVVVKRLVTGGCDNLVKIWKEEGDRWIEEAKLEVHSDWVRDVAWAPSIGLPRSIIASCSQDRRVIIWSSDDNITWTPTVLHTFDDVVWNVSWSLTGNILAVSGGDNKVSLWRENNESQWMCISEVSKGQGQMAGNEPRAL